The Oncorhynchus nerka isolate Pitt River linkage group LG24, Oner_Uvic_2.0, whole genome shotgun sequence genome has a window encoding:
- the LOC115108457 gene encoding zinc finger matrin-type protein 3 isoform X1, translating into MMALHVNNRDAYYQSADYYRNSQPLNYGDTSYYFSRLPGPESMLKPSLSLFGQQQPLFQPMPPTHTLGPPPQTLGPPPQTLGPPPQNLGPPPQTLGPPPPVVVTPDPHRFPLSSPLSAKPPTHLQLVQGPPCPVPPPTAQATLNSRPQEKDAQIGATDQDATLEELCKPLYCKLCNVTLNSAQQAQAHYQGKNHSKKLRNFYAGSQQPPAIRIPEVIEPLSQQLLMTPPTDSATPKQPVSFMGASRVILATENDYCKLCDASFSSPAVAQAHYQGKNHAKRLRLAEAQQSSSILESTECVQRRPRKEGSEYRFIKNRRTPQVPIAVPGPYYNPRPRQRIPRDLAMCVTPSGQFYCSMCNSGASEEADFRLHLESKQHKSKVSEQRYRSEMENLGYT; encoded by the exons ATGATGGCGTTACATGTCAACAATAGAGATGCTTATTATCAGAGTGCCGATTATTACAGAAATTCGCAGCCTTTGAACTATGGGGATACCAGCTATTATTTTTCCCGATTACCAG GACCAGAGTCTATGCTGAAGCCTTCACTGAGCCTATTTGGCCAGCAGCAGCCACTGTTCCAGCCAATGCCTCCTACACATACCCTTGGACCCCCTCCACAGACCCTCGGACCCCCTCCACAGACCCTCGGACCCCCTCCACAGAACCTTGGACCCCCTCCACAGACCCTCGGACCCCCTCCACCAGTAGTAGTGACCCCGGATCCCCACCGTTTCCCCCTCTCCAGTCCTCTGTCTGCCAAACCTCCCACTCACCTCCAGCTGGTGCAGGGCCCCCCCTGCCCTGTCCCACCCCCCACTGCCCAGGCAACCCTCAACAGCAGGCCCCAGGAGAAAGATGCTCAGATCGGGGCCACAGACCAGGATGCTACCTTGGAGGAGCTGTGTAAGCCTCTGTACTGCAAACTGTGCAACGTCACCCTCAACTCTGCTCAGCAGGCACAGGCCCACTACCAG GGAAAAAACCACAGTAAGAAGCTGAGAAATTTCTATGCAGGCAGCCAGCAGCCACCTGCCATCAGGATTCCGGAGGTAATAGAGCCACTTTCCCAGCAGCTCCTCATGACTCCACCAACTGACAGTGCAACTCCCAAACAG CCGGTGTCATTCATGGGTGCCAGCAGGGTGATCTTAGCCACGGAGAACGACTACTGCAAGCTGTGTGATGCCTCGTTCAGCTCCCCTGCCGTGGCTCAGGCACACTACCAGGGCAAGAACCATGCcaagagactgcggctggctgaggCCCAGCAAAGCAGTAGCATCCT AGAGTCGACTGAGTGTGTCCAGAGGCGTCCGAGGAAAGAGGGGAGCGAGTACAGGTTTATCAAGAACCGTAGGACCCCACAGGTGCCTATTGCCGTGCCAG GCCCCTACTACAACCCCCGGCCCAGGCAGAGGATCCCCAGGGACCTGGCCATGTGTGTGACGCCCAGCGGCCAGTTCTACTGCTCCATGTGCAATTCTGGGGCCAGCGAGGAGGCCGACTTCCGCCTTCACCTGGAGAGCAAACAGCACAAGAGCAAGGTGTCGGAGCAGCGCTACCGCAGCGAGATGGAGAATCTGGGCTACACTTAG
- the LOC115108457 gene encoding zinc finger matrin-type protein 3 isoform X2, giving the protein MLKPSLSLFGQQQPLFQPMPPTHTLGPPPQTLGPPPQTLGPPPQNLGPPPQTLGPPPPVVVTPDPHRFPLSSPLSAKPPTHLQLVQGPPCPVPPPTAQATLNSRPQEKDAQIGATDQDATLEELCKPLYCKLCNVTLNSAQQAQAHYQGKNHSKKLRNFYAGSQQPPAIRIPEVIEPLSQQLLMTPPTDSATPKQPVSFMGASRVILATENDYCKLCDASFSSPAVAQAHYQGKNHAKRLRLAEAQQSSSILESTECVQRRPRKEGSEYRFIKNRRTPQVPIAVPGPYYNPRPRQRIPRDLAMCVTPSGQFYCSMCNSGASEEADFRLHLESKQHKSKVSEQRYRSEMENLGYT; this is encoded by the exons ATGCTGAAGCCTTCACTGAGCCTATTTGGCCAGCAGCAGCCACTGTTCCAGCCAATGCCTCCTACACATACCCTTGGACCCCCTCCACAGACCCTCGGACCCCCTCCACAGACCCTCGGACCCCCTCCACAGAACCTTGGACCCCCTCCACAGACCCTCGGACCCCCTCCACCAGTAGTAGTGACCCCGGATCCCCACCGTTTCCCCCTCTCCAGTCCTCTGTCTGCCAAACCTCCCACTCACCTCCAGCTGGTGCAGGGCCCCCCCTGCCCTGTCCCACCCCCCACTGCCCAGGCAACCCTCAACAGCAGGCCCCAGGAGAAAGATGCTCAGATCGGGGCCACAGACCAGGATGCTACCTTGGAGGAGCTGTGTAAGCCTCTGTACTGCAAACTGTGCAACGTCACCCTCAACTCTGCTCAGCAGGCACAGGCCCACTACCAG GGAAAAAACCACAGTAAGAAGCTGAGAAATTTCTATGCAGGCAGCCAGCAGCCACCTGCCATCAGGATTCCGGAGGTAATAGAGCCACTTTCCCAGCAGCTCCTCATGACTCCACCAACTGACAGTGCAACTCCCAAACAG CCGGTGTCATTCATGGGTGCCAGCAGGGTGATCTTAGCCACGGAGAACGACTACTGCAAGCTGTGTGATGCCTCGTTCAGCTCCCCTGCCGTGGCTCAGGCACACTACCAGGGCAAGAACCATGCcaagagactgcggctggctgaggCCCAGCAAAGCAGTAGCATCCT AGAGTCGACTGAGTGTGTCCAGAGGCGTCCGAGGAAAGAGGGGAGCGAGTACAGGTTTATCAAGAACCGTAGGACCCCACAGGTGCCTATTGCCGTGCCAG GCCCCTACTACAACCCCCGGCCCAGGCAGAGGATCCCCAGGGACCTGGCCATGTGTGTGACGCCCAGCGGCCAGTTCTACTGCTCCATGTGCAATTCTGGGGCCAGCGAGGAGGCCGACTTCCGCCTTCACCTGGAGAGCAAACAGCACAAGAGCAAGGTGTCGGAGCAGCGCTACCGCAGCGAGATGGAGAATCTGGGCTACACTTAG